In Acaryochloris marina S15, a single genomic region encodes these proteins:
- the psaK gene encoding photosystem I reaction center subunit PsaK, whose product MHPILLTTFESHPWTFNTGILMLFINLLMVFLGRYAIKYPGQGPALPIGVPDSMKDFGVPEMLATGVFAHWIGAGMILGLRSAGAL is encoded by the coding sequence ATGCATCCCATACTTTTGACGACCTTCGAAAGTCATCCCTGGACCTTTAACACAGGGATACTGATGCTGTTTATTAACTTGCTTATGGTGTTCCTAGGACGGTATGCCATTAAATATCCAGGTCAAGGACCTGCTTTGCCCATTGGTGTACCGGATTCCATGAAAGACTTTGGTGTGCCAGAAATGCTGGCGACAGGTGTCTTCGCCCATTGGATTGGTGCTGGCATGATTCTAGGTCTACGGTCTGCTGGAGCCCTCTAA
- a CDS encoding quinone-dependent dihydroorotate dehydrogenase — protein MDIYQQGLQPLLFSALKADPETVHRQLMRTCAWLDQNVEQGFSQGLQKQLASSLQVEDPQLSQSLWGLSFANPIGLAAGFDKDGVATNIWPRFGFGFAEVGTVTFHAQPGNPQPRLFRLPEDQAALNRMGFNNQGAAQMAEVIAASQERQVRSYPLGINLGKSKVTPLDQAVEDYVGSFRLLKTYGDYFVVNVSSPNTPGLRSLQAVEQLAPILAGLQAENTEAKPLLVKIAPDLEWEDIAAIVDLAQVHQLAGIIATNTTIRRDLKTERIAVTGNAPSEEAGGISGAPVRSRSTDVIRFIHQHTQGQLPIIGVGGIFTAEDAWEKLSAGASLLQVYTGWVYEGPWIVRRILEGLLAKMQEEGIQQISEIVGQK, from the coding sequence GTGGATATATATCAACAAGGATTACAACCTCTTTTATTTTCGGCTCTGAAGGCCGATCCAGAAACGGTCCATCGCCAGTTGATGCGGACCTGTGCCTGGCTGGATCAGAACGTGGAGCAGGGATTCTCTCAGGGACTGCAGAAGCAGTTGGCCTCATCTTTACAGGTGGAAGATCCTCAGCTCTCACAATCCTTGTGGGGCCTTTCGTTTGCGAACCCCATCGGATTGGCTGCAGGGTTTGATAAAGATGGCGTAGCAACAAATATTTGGCCTCGTTTTGGCTTTGGATTTGCGGAAGTGGGAACCGTAACCTTCCATGCCCAACCGGGAAATCCTCAACCTCGTTTGTTTCGTTTGCCTGAAGATCAAGCTGCCCTAAACCGAATGGGATTCAATAACCAAGGTGCTGCCCAGATGGCAGAGGTGATTGCTGCTTCCCAAGAGCGTCAAGTGCGCTCTTATCCCCTAGGGATCAATTTAGGCAAATCAAAGGTGACACCCCTCGACCAAGCAGTAGAAGATTATGTAGGAAGTTTTCGACTCCTCAAAACTTATGGGGACTATTTTGTGGTGAATGTGAGTTCACCGAATACCCCAGGGTTGCGATCGCTCCAAGCAGTCGAACAATTGGCCCCTATTTTGGCAGGTCTACAAGCCGAGAATACAGAGGCTAAACCTCTGCTGGTAAAGATTGCTCCAGACTTAGAGTGGGAAGATATTGCCGCGATTGTAGATTTGGCTCAAGTGCATCAGCTCGCAGGTATTATTGCCACGAATACAACGATACGGCGGGATCTGAAAACGGAGCGGATTGCCGTTACGGGTAATGCACCTAGTGAAGAAGCAGGTGGAATTAGTGGTGCCCCGGTGCGATCGCGTTCAACAGACGTGATTCGATTTATCCACCAACACACCCAAGGTCAACTGCCGATTATCGGTGTGGGTGGCATCTTTACGGCTGAGGATGCCTGGGAAAAATTATCTGCTGGAGCCAGCTTATTACAGGTCTATACAGGCTGGGTCTATGAAGGACCATGGATAGTGCGCCGAATTTTGGAAGGCTTGCTGGCAAAAATGCAGGAGGAAGGCATTCAGCAAATTTCTGAGATTGTAGGTCAAAAATAG
- a CDS encoding RnfABCDGE type electron transport complex subunit D — MSFQDARDYQILFLSLFLGLGIGTKDWTLRPEMIVVAIATAILVQALAAYGTYLYQQRTQPTDRAFNPSIRSALITALGLSLLLRTDHWSTMMLAATLAILSKFVCKWKGKHFFNPANFGIIAALVLTSDAWVSPGQWGAVGWYGLLFAGAGGLVLHRVGRWDTSVMFLATYATCLSIRDMWLGWSWDVWYHSLSSGSLILFALFMLTDPRSIPDARVARLLWSGIIAVVTFGLQTKFFLSTGIFWALFSLAPLTVLFDRIWPAPRFTWATPPISAESSSEINLVKQEDGADLLPTHP, encoded by the coding sequence ATGTCCTTTCAAGATGCTAGAGATTACCAAATTCTGTTTCTCAGCTTATTTTTAGGGCTAGGAATTGGGACGAAGGATTGGACCTTGAGACCCGAAATGATTGTGGTTGCGATCGCAACCGCAATTCTCGTCCAAGCTTTGGCTGCTTACGGTACCTATCTATATCAACAACGGACTCAGCCCACAGATCGAGCCTTTAATCCCTCAATCCGCAGTGCCTTAATTACGGCATTAGGACTGAGCTTGCTGCTGCGAACGGATCATTGGAGCACCATGATGTTGGCCGCGACCTTGGCGATCCTCAGTAAATTTGTGTGCAAATGGAAGGGCAAGCATTTTTTTAATCCAGCCAACTTTGGCATTATTGCTGCCCTTGTGTTGACCTCTGATGCTTGGGTCTCCCCTGGGCAATGGGGAGCCGTGGGCTGGTATGGCCTCTTATTTGCTGGAGCGGGTGGATTAGTACTTCATCGGGTGGGGCGATGGGACACGTCTGTGATGTTTCTGGCCACCTATGCGACCTGTCTTTCTATTCGAGATATGTGGTTGGGATGGAGCTGGGATGTTTGGTACCACAGCTTATCGAGTGGCTCTTTGATCTTATTTGCTCTGTTTATGCTCACGGATCCCCGCTCAATTCCAGATGCTCGGGTGGCCCGGCTTTTATGGTCTGGCATTATTGCCGTCGTGACGTTTGGGCTGCAAACGAAGTTTTTCTTGTCCACAGGGATTTTCTGGGCACTGTTTAGCTTAGCCCCCTTAACGGTTCTTTTCGATCGAATTTGGCCTGCCCCTCGCTTCACCTGGGCCACCCCACCTATATCTGCGGAATCTTCTTCAGAGATAAACCTGGTTAAGCAAGAGGATGGGGCTGACTTGTTGCCTACCCACCCATAA
- the acnB gene encoding bifunctional aconitate hydratase 2/2-methylisocitrate dehydratase: MLKSYRQHVQERAALGIPPLPLTAEQTADLCELLKSPPAGEEDALMALLRDRIPPGVDQAAYVKASFLSAIANNETTSPLITPIAAVELLGTMMGGYNVQSLVDLLKSDNSALATAAATALKHTVLVYDAYHDVMELAQTNAYAQSVIDSWVAAEWFTTQSSLPESITVTVFKVPGETNTDDLSPAPHATTRPDIPLHALAMLETRMPEGLDTLEQLKQKGHPVAYVGDVVGTGSSRKSAINSVLWHIGDDIPFVPNKRAGGYILGSNIAPIFFNTAEDSGALPLECDVSSLETGMVITIHPYKGEITDESGTVLTTFNLKPETITDEVQAGGRIPLLIGRSLTDKIRIELGMEPSDVFTRPTPPPDSGKGFTLAQKMVGKACGLPGVRPGMSCEPLMTTVGSQDTTGPMTRDEMKELACLGFSSDLVMQSFCHTAAYPKPVDIETHQNLPDFFASRGGVALRPGDGIIHSWLNRMLLPDTVGTGGDSHTRFPLGISFPAGSGLVAFAAAIGAMPLDMPESVLVKFSGDLQPGITLRDIVNAIPYVAIQKGLLTVEKQNKKNIYSGRVLEMEGLPDLKLEQAFELTDASAERSASGCTIKLSEETVAEYLRSNVALLKNMAARGYQDARTILRRVAKMEAWLEKPELMSADADAEYAEVVEVNLTEIREPLVAAPNDPDNIKTLSDVVNDPIHEVFIGSCMTNIGHYRAAAKVLEGAGPTKARLWICPPTRMDEKQLREEGYYEIFEAAGARTEMPGCSLCMGNQARVEDGVTVFSTSTRNFNNRMGKGAQVYLGSAELAAACALLGRIPTPEEYLEIVAKKIDPFADELYRYLNFDQIDGFIEEGRVIPLEELPKIEDILGMPVS; encoded by the coding sequence ATGCTGAAATCTTACCGCCAACATGTTCAAGAACGGGCTGCTTTGGGAATTCCCCCCCTGCCGTTGACGGCTGAGCAGACGGCAGATCTGTGTGAGCTGCTCAAGTCTCCGCCTGCAGGAGAAGAAGATGCGTTGATGGCATTGCTGCGCGATCGCATCCCGCCTGGGGTGGATCAGGCAGCCTATGTGAAGGCTTCGTTTTTGAGTGCGATCGCAAACAACGAAACCACCAGCCCCCTCATCACTCCCATTGCTGCTGTTGAACTTCTTGGCACCATGATGGGCGGTTACAATGTGCAGTCCTTAGTGGACCTACTCAAATCCGATAATTCCGCATTAGCCACCGCTGCCGCCACTGCCCTCAAACATACGGTCCTGGTTTACGACGCCTACCATGACGTGATGGAATTAGCCCAAACCAATGCCTATGCCCAATCCGTGATTGATTCTTGGGTAGCAGCGGAATGGTTTACCACCCAATCCTCCTTACCCGAATCTATCACCGTTACCGTCTTCAAAGTACCGGGCGAAACCAATACGGACGATCTGTCTCCCGCCCCCCATGCCACCACCCGCCCCGATATTCCTCTCCATGCATTGGCGATGTTAGAAACCCGGATGCCAGAGGGGCTAGATACTTTGGAGCAGCTGAAACAGAAAGGCCATCCCGTGGCTTATGTGGGAGATGTGGTTGGTACGGGCTCTTCCCGTAAATCAGCCATCAACTCTGTGCTCTGGCATATTGGCGATGATATTCCCTTCGTCCCCAACAAACGAGCCGGGGGCTATATCTTGGGGAGTAACATTGCCCCCATTTTCTTCAACACAGCAGAAGATTCAGGAGCCTTGCCCCTCGAATGTGATGTCTCCAGTCTGGAAACCGGAATGGTGATTACCATCCATCCCTACAAAGGCGAGATCACCGACGAGTCAGGCACAGTCCTCACCACCTTTAATCTCAAGCCCGAAACCATTACCGATGAAGTCCAAGCCGGAGGTCGGATTCCTTTACTGATTGGTCGATCTCTAACGGACAAAATTCGTATTGAGCTGGGCATGGAGCCAAGCGATGTCTTTACTCGACCCACTCCACCCCCCGATTCCGGTAAAGGCTTTACCCTCGCCCAAAAGATGGTGGGCAAGGCCTGTGGTCTGCCTGGGGTTCGTCCCGGTATGTCCTGCGAACCTTTAATGACCACTGTTGGCTCCCAAGATACGACGGGGCCGATGACTCGGGATGAAATGAAGGAGTTGGCCTGCTTAGGCTTTAGCTCTGATTTGGTGATGCAGAGTTTTTGCCACACGGCGGCCTATCCCAAACCCGTCGATATTGAAACTCATCAAAACCTCCCCGATTTCTTTGCTTCTCGGGGTGGAGTAGCCCTGCGACCCGGCGATGGCATTATTCACTCTTGGCTCAACCGCATGCTGCTTCCCGACACCGTCGGTACAGGAGGGGACTCCCATACTCGTTTTCCCTTGGGCATTTCCTTTCCTGCAGGGTCGGGGCTAGTAGCCTTTGCCGCGGCGATTGGAGCGATGCCTTTGGATATGCCTGAATCTGTTCTGGTGAAATTCTCGGGAGATCTACAGCCCGGTATTACCCTGCGAGATATCGTCAATGCCATTCCCTATGTTGCCATTCAGAAGGGGTTGCTTACAGTTGAGAAGCAGAATAAGAAAAACATCTACTCTGGCCGGGTTCTAGAGATGGAAGGATTGCCCGATCTAAAACTAGAGCAAGCTTTTGAACTCACGGACGCATCAGCAGAGCGATCTGCTTCTGGCTGCACGATTAAGCTCAGCGAAGAGACCGTGGCTGAATATTTGCGCTCTAATGTCGCCCTCCTCAAGAACATGGCGGCTCGGGGTTACCAAGATGCCCGCACAATTCTACGCCGAGTAGCCAAGATGGAAGCTTGGTTAGAAAAGCCCGAACTTATGTCAGCGGATGCGGATGCTGAATATGCTGAAGTGGTGGAGGTTAACCTCACTGAGATTCGGGAGCCATTGGTGGCAGCTCCCAATGACCCCGACAACATTAAAACCCTATCTGATGTTGTCAATGACCCCATTCATGAGGTGTTTATCGGGTCCTGCATGACTAATATTGGCCATTACCGAGCAGCCGCAAAAGTTCTAGAAGGGGCAGGCCCCACTAAAGCGAGACTCTGGATTTGTCCTCCTACCCGGATGGATGAAAAGCAGCTCCGGGAGGAAGGCTATTACGAAATTTTTGAGGCTGCGGGTGCAAGGACGGAGATGCCGGGATGTTCTCTCTGTATGGGGAACCAAGCTCGGGTTGAAGATGGCGTGACAGTGTTTTCAACGTCTACCCGTAACTTTAATAACCGGATGGGCAAAGGAGCACAAGTGTATCTGGGGTCGGCGGAGTTGGCTGCAGCCTGCGCCCTCTTAGGCCGAATTCCCACTCCAGAAGAATATCTGGAGATTGTGGCCAAGAAGATCGATCCTTTTGCGGATGAGCTATATCGCTATCTGAATTTTGATCAGATTGATGGCTTTATTGAGGAAGGTCGTGTGATTCCTTTGGAGGAATTACCCAAGATTGAGGATATTTTAGGGATGCCTGTCAGTTAA
- the gpmI gene encoding 2,3-bisphosphoglycerate-independent phosphoglycerate mutase has protein sequence MTSTPVSPVVLVILDGWGYQENSDGNAIAAAKTPIIDSLWTAYPSTFIQTSGKAVGLPAGQMGNSEVGHLNLGAGRTVPQELVRIADAIEDGSLATNPALDNVCKQVSQANTKLHLIGLCSPGGVHAHSDHLLALLKLAKEHNISQVCIHAILDGRDTPPKSAKDEIQRLQQQVAHIGVGQIVTLSGRYFAMDRDRRWDRIQQAYEVMVNDQVAVPRDWSALDTITDAYDHKTTDEFIPPIRIAPGAIEAEDGVIFFNFRPDRARQLTQALVDPKFDGFEREQVKPLHFVTFTQYDSYLSTDIAFKPQNLDNILGEIVSNNGLKQLRLAETEKYAHVTYFFNGGIEDPLPGEDRVLVPSPMVSTYDQDPPMSADKVTKEAIAALGKHIYSLMVINYANTDMVGHTGLMDATIQAVETVDRCIGILLNQVIDVGGTLLITADHGNAERMWDENGNPWTAHTTNPVPLILVEGEGRKIPGHGTDVQLRADGCLADIAPTILDILQLPKPEEMTGTSLIQPAGYEVRKNKSPVRIHR, from the coding sequence ATGACGTCGACACCTGTATCCCCGGTGGTGCTAGTCATATTAGATGGTTGGGGCTACCAAGAAAACTCAGATGGTAATGCCATCGCTGCCGCAAAAACCCCAATTATTGACAGCCTCTGGACAGCTTATCCTAGTACTTTTATTCAAACCTCTGGTAAAGCCGTGGGCTTACCTGCAGGTCAGATGGGTAATTCTGAGGTAGGCCACCTTAATTTAGGTGCTGGCCGCACCGTCCCCCAAGAGTTGGTTCGCATTGCAGATGCGATCGAAGATGGTAGCTTAGCGACCAATCCTGCTTTGGATAACGTTTGCAAGCAAGTGTCTCAAGCCAACACCAAGCTGCATTTGATCGGACTGTGCTCTCCAGGAGGCGTTCATGCCCATTCCGACCATTTGTTAGCGTTACTTAAGCTTGCCAAAGAACATAATATTTCCCAGGTTTGTATCCATGCCATCTTGGATGGGCGGGATACACCTCCCAAAAGCGCTAAGGATGAGATTCAGCGATTACAGCAACAGGTCGCCCATATTGGCGTGGGGCAAATTGTGACCTTGAGTGGTCGATATTTTGCGATGGATCGCGATCGCAGATGGGATCGCATTCAGCAAGCCTATGAGGTCATGGTGAACGATCAGGTGGCGGTTCCTCGGGATTGGTCTGCCCTAGATACCATCACCGATGCCTATGATCACAAAACGACGGATGAGTTTATTCCCCCCATTCGCATTGCTCCTGGGGCAATCGAGGCAGAAGATGGCGTCATTTTCTTTAATTTTCGGCCCGATCGAGCCCGTCAGCTCACCCAGGCTTTAGTTGATCCCAAGTTCGATGGGTTCGAGCGAGAACAGGTGAAACCCCTTCACTTTGTCACGTTCACTCAATATGATTCATATCTGTCAACCGATATCGCATTTAAGCCCCAAAACTTAGACAATATTTTGGGTGAGATTGTCTCCAATAATGGTTTGAAGCAGCTGCGATTAGCAGAGACCGAAAAGTATGCCCATGTCACCTATTTTTTCAATGGTGGGATTGAAGATCCCTTGCCAGGAGAGGATCGGGTTTTGGTTCCTAGTCCTATGGTGTCTACCTATGACCAGGACCCACCCATGTCGGCGGATAAGGTGACTAAAGAAGCGATCGCAGCCTTAGGTAAACACATCTATTCTCTAATGGTGATCAACTACGCTAATACCGATATGGTGGGTCATACGGGCCTGATGGATGCCACGATCCAAGCAGTTGAAACCGTGGATAGATGTATCGGCATCCTGCTAAACCAAGTGATTGACGTCGGGGGCACACTGTTAATCACGGCTGACCATGGCAATGCCGAACGGATGTGGGATGAGAACGGCAATCCTTGGACTGCCCATACCACTAACCCCGTTCCCTTGATTTTGGTAGAGGGAGAAGGTCGCAAAATTCCGGGCCATGGCACTGATGTGCAGTTGCGAGCAGATGGTTGCTTGGCTGACATTGCCCCGACGATCTTAGATATTTTGCAACTCCCTAAGCCGGAGGAAATGACGGGAACAAGCTTAATTCAGCCTGCAGGGTATGAAGTTCGTAAGAACAAGAGTCCTGTCCGGATTCATCGCTAA
- a CDS encoding matrixin family metalloprotease, with product MRWPNLKKWPAVMGLGLLGLLAAVFVHLGWVYPINAALQVPAAQVHPLPAVLEQWQDPQEQGDYFDQIKVTRVGYLVWSQFPVKVYAQPTSKSLPLIQEKWPQAVDQAIQAWQAYFPLEVTTDSNQADIMISAVDPTQRSQGRIRSAETRFKLYVNDQQRLSHRCMVQVRTNQTETYIAAAIRHELGHALGIWGHSRLKTDALYFSQVRTPAPISARDMNTLKRVYQQPTRLGWPVVQSSGSAP from the coding sequence ATGCGGTGGCCTAACCTGAAGAAGTGGCCTGCGGTTATGGGCTTAGGTCTTCTGGGCCTTTTAGCCGCCGTTTTTGTGCATTTAGGATGGGTTTACCCTATTAATGCTGCTCTGCAAGTGCCTGCTGCCCAAGTGCATCCGTTGCCAGCGGTTTTGGAACAGTGGCAAGATCCCCAGGAACAAGGGGATTATTTTGATCAGATTAAAGTGACTCGTGTGGGGTATTTGGTCTGGAGCCAATTTCCCGTCAAAGTGTATGCCCAGCCCACTTCTAAGTCTTTGCCGTTAATCCAAGAGAAATGGCCCCAGGCGGTTGACCAAGCCATTCAGGCGTGGCAAGCTTATTTTCCCCTCGAAGTGACGACCGATTCGAACCAGGCCGATATCATGATCTCGGCAGTTGATCCCACCCAGCGCAGCCAGGGGCGTATTCGCTCAGCGGAGACTCGCTTTAAGCTCTATGTAAATGACCAGCAGCGGTTATCGCATCGCTGCATGGTTCAAGTGCGCACGAACCAAACAGAGACCTATATTGCGGCAGCGATTCGCCATGAGTTAGGTCATGCCTTGGGAATTTGGGGCCATAGTCGCCTCAAGACAGATGCCCTCTATTTTTCTCAAGTGCGGACACCCGCCCCCATATCGGCTAGGGATATGAATACCCTCAAGCGGGTGTATCAACAGCCCACTCGGTTAGGCTGGCCCGTCGTCCAATCATCTGGTTCTGCACCTTAG
- the secG gene encoding preprotein translocase subunit SecG, giving the protein MLTNVIQGIWFFSAVGLIALVLLHSPKGDGLGGIGGQGQLFTSAKSAEKTLNRITWTLTLMFMGLTVVLSAGWLG; this is encoded by the coding sequence ATGCTGACTAATGTGATTCAAGGCATATGGTTTTTCTCTGCCGTGGGGCTCATTGCCTTGGTACTGTTGCACAGCCCCAAAGGAGATGGTTTGGGGGGGATTGGTGGTCAAGGCCAACTCTTCACCAGTGCTAAGAGTGCAGAAAAGACCCTCAATCGGATCACTTGGACCCTGACTCTAATGTTTATGGGGTTAACAGTGGTTCTCAGTGCGGGCTGGCTCGGTTAA
- a CDS encoding D-cysteine desulfhydrase family protein, whose protein sequence is MPFHHLPRRSLGFFPTPIVELPRLSQSLGGPRILIKRDDQTGLALGGNKTRKLEFLIADALHQNCDCVITAGAAQSNHCRQTAAAAAMVGLECHLVLGGTPPEQANGNLLLDEVLGATIHWTGADRKGEQLNAISSQLQAQDHHPYVIPYGGSNALGAVGFVAAMAELQQQLQAMEQSMDAIVFASSSGGTQAGLTVGRSFLAMDVELIGIRIDKAEDEQLSYGDQLAELATSTAKMLQSECHFHPADFRVETAYLGAGYGVVGDLERSAINLLAQSEGILLDPVYSGRAMGGLLDLIRRGHFHRQQTVLFWHTGGQPALFAPQFSLKETNSFSG, encoded by the coding sequence ATGCCGTTTCACCATTTACCCCGCCGATCTCTAGGATTTTTCCCCACACCGATTGTTGAACTCCCTCGGCTGTCACAATCTCTGGGTGGTCCCAGAATTCTGATCAAGCGAGATGATCAAACGGGGTTGGCCTTGGGGGGTAATAAAACCCGGAAGCTGGAATTTCTGATCGCAGATGCACTACACCAAAACTGCGATTGCGTGATTACAGCAGGGGCCGCTCAATCGAATCATTGTCGGCAGACGGCCGCCGCCGCCGCCATGGTGGGATTGGAATGTCATCTGGTTCTAGGGGGAACTCCACCAGAACAAGCCAATGGGAATTTACTGTTGGATGAGGTTTTGGGAGCGACGATTCATTGGACAGGGGCAGATCGCAAAGGAGAACAGTTGAATGCGATCTCATCCCAGCTACAGGCCCAAGATCATCATCCTTATGTCATTCCCTATGGCGGCTCTAATGCTTTGGGGGCAGTTGGCTTTGTGGCGGCGATGGCTGAACTGCAGCAACAGCTTCAGGCAATGGAGCAATCTATGGATGCCATTGTATTTGCTTCTAGTTCAGGAGGGACGCAGGCGGGACTGACCGTCGGTCGATCTTTTTTAGCAATGGATGTAGAACTGATTGGCATTCGTATTGATAAGGCTGAAGATGAGCAGTTGAGTTATGGGGACCAATTGGCTGAGTTAGCTACTTCGACAGCCAAGATGCTCCAATCAGAGTGTCACTTTCACCCCGCAGACTTTCGTGTAGAAACCGCCTATCTAGGCGCTGGATACGGTGTTGTGGGTGACCTAGAGCGATCGGCGATTAACCTCCTGGCCCAATCAGAAGGAATTCTCCTCGATCCGGTTTATTCGGGTCGGGCCATGGGTGGGTTATTAGATTTGATCCGCAGGGGACACTTTCATCGCCAGCAAACCGTTCTGTTTTGGCACACGGGGGGACAACCTGCCCTCTTTGCACCACAGTTTTCCCTGAAAGAGACAAACTCGTTTTCAGGATGA
- a CDS encoding phosphoribosylanthranilate isomerase, which produces MRVKICGITQPEQGVAIAPLGADALGFICVSQSPRYVTPQQIQAITQVLPTQTLKGEPLSRIGVFANADLDLIQQTVEIGQLTGVQLHGDESPEFCQQVKAKLPEVELIKAFRVRSAETLAQITPYESIANTLLLDAYTPQALGGTGHTWDWTLLKTFAPKLPWFLAGGLTPDNVNQAVTTLTPPGIDLSSGVELAPGNKDLKKVKQLFQQLMILQA; this is translated from the coding sequence ATGCGAGTCAAAATTTGTGGCATTACTCAACCTGAGCAAGGAGTTGCGATCGCACCCCTAGGTGCCGATGCCCTCGGATTTATCTGTGTCTCCCAGTCTCCTCGCTATGTCACGCCCCAACAGATCCAGGCGATCACCCAGGTTTTACCCACTCAAACCCTGAAGGGAGAACCTCTGAGTCGGATTGGTGTTTTTGCTAATGCGGATCTAGACCTGATTCAACAAACCGTAGAAATCGGCCAATTAACAGGAGTCCAACTCCACGGGGACGAGTCACCAGAGTTCTGCCAGCAGGTCAAAGCGAAACTGCCCGAGGTTGAGTTAATTAAAGCGTTTCGGGTTCGTAGCGCTGAAACCCTTGCTCAGATCACCCCCTATGAATCGATTGCGAATACCCTATTACTCGATGCCTATACGCCTCAAGCCTTAGGCGGAACGGGACATACTTGGGATTGGACTCTGCTCAAGACCTTTGCACCAAAGTTGCCTTGGTTCCTCGCAGGGGGCTTGACGCCAGATAATGTGAATCAAGCGGTAACGACTTTAACGCCACCAGGCATTGATCTATCAAGTGGGGTGGAACTAGCTCCAGGCAACAAAGATCTCAAAAAGGTAAAACAGCTCTTTCAACAACTGATGATTCTGCAAGCATAA